From the genome of Aspergillus chevalieri M1 DNA, chromosome 8, nearly complete sequence, one region includes:
- a CDS encoding epoxide hydrolase family protein (COG:S;~EggNog:ENOG410PIT4;~InterPro:IPR010497,IPR016292,IPR029058,IPR000639;~MEROPS:MER0000432;~PFAM:PF06441;~go_function: GO:0003824 - catalytic activity [Evidence IEA];~go_function: GO:0033961 - cis-stilbene-oxide hydrolase activity [Evidence IEA]), with product MADIQPFQIDIPKEVDRLNRKLKDTRLPGRPIVADAGSHYGPPYEWAQRLYDTWINDFDWFSVQSDINKYPQYTTSIENLNIYFLHTRAERPNAIPLLLIHGWPGSFWEFSRVWGPLSRPSDDKDIAFHVIVPSLPGFCWSDGPHRSGWTLQDTARVFDQLMKKLGYDQYMVQCGDWGHFVGRELASKYTDSCKLLHSNFAPSPLPDGVEYTGREKATLERVNDWLENHIGYAVCMRTRPHTIGLVLHDNPLGILMWVGEKFIEASNPSNQNDRSWTHAILTTASLYYFSNCIMSSMLTYYENVQHDKFAEFVVQPENRIKVPFGYTSFIWDTEPSSRRAVGRTGELVFYKERDDAGHFAALEHPSGLVEDLRELAGGHWRAS from the exons ATGGCAGACATCCAACCCTTCCAAATTGATATCCCCAAAGAAGTCGACCGATTGAACCGGAAACTAAAAGACACACGACTTCCAGGACGGCCAATTGTTGCTGATGCGGGGTCTCATTATG GCCCGCCCTACGAGTGGGCGCAACGTCTCTACGACACCTGGATAAACGACTTCGACTGGTTCTCCGTGCAAAGCGATATAAACAAATACCCCCAGTACACCACTTCGATCGAAAACCTCAACATCTACTTCCTGCACACGCGCGCGGAACGTCCGAACGCGATCCCGTTGCTGTTGATACATGGGTGGCCGGGCTCTTTCTGGGAGTTTAGTCGAGTGTGGGGTCCTTTGTCGCGTCCATCTGATGACAAGGATATTGCATTCCATGTGATTGTTCCGAGTCTACCGGGGTTCTGCTGGTCGGATGGCCCGCACCGATCAGGTTGGACTCTGCAGGATACAGCTAGGGTTTTCGATCAATTGATGAAGAAGCTCGGGTATGATCAGTACATGGTGCAATGTGGAGATTGGGGACACTTTGTCGGCCGGGAGCTCGCGTCCAAGTACACGGATTCGTGCAAGTTGTTGCATTCCAATTTTGCTCCGAGTCCGCTGCCTGATGGCGTGGAATATACCGGTCGGGAGAAGGCGACACTGGAACGAGTGAACGACTGGCTGGAGAACCATATTGGTTATGCTGTGTGTATGAGGACTCGT CCACACACAATCGGTCTCGTCCTCCACGACAACCCCCTCGGCATTCTCATGTGGGTAGGCGAAAAATTCATCGAAGCCTCCAACCCCTCCAACCAAAACGATCGTTCATGGACGCACGCGATCCTCACCACCGCGTCATTGTACTACTTCAGCAATTGCATTATGTCGTCTATGCTGACGTACTACGAGAACGTCCAGCATGATAAATTCGCCGAGTTTGTTGTCCAGCCGGAAAACCGAATTAAGGTTCCGTTTGGGTATACGTCGTTTATCTGGGATACGGAGCCTTCGTCGCGGAGGGCAGTTGGGAGGACGGGGGAGTTGGTGTTTTATAAAG AGCGTGACGATGCTGGGCATTTCGCTGCACTCGAGCACCCAAGTGGACTAGTCGAAGACTTGAGAGAACTGGCAGGCGGACATTGGCGAGCTAGTTAG
- a CDS encoding uncharacterized protein (COG:S;~EggNog:ENOG410PNYD;~TransMembrane:3 (n5-16c21/22o45-67i79-97o117-137i)), whose translation MAINILAGLAFFFFTIFQCTPINHFWNRLDQDYGKCVDIEILTDIAYLCSAVAALTDFIIGLLPAFIIWNLHMPRRNKIAAGMILSLGCIAGVAVIVRFPYLKYYADKQFLYKTAYIAIWSNIEAGLGITAGSLPTLRPLIRFFREATQGSYSRNPGSFPLSTTLGNNTPLQQSKMAQESAQQLWSGGKDVEAHGTHTVVLGNGRVATAAASEEDLSTVMGSRDLGWMRKE comes from the exons ATGGCAATCAACATACTTGCTGGATtggccttctttttctttaccATATTCCAATGCACACCCATCAACCACTTTTGGAACCGCCTGGATCAGGACTATGGCAAATGTGTTGACATTGAGATCCTCACTGACATTGCATATCTATGCAGTGCTGTTGCAGCCCTTACGGACTTCATCATTGGCCTGCTTCCAGCATTCATAATATGGAACTTGCACATGCCACGGCGAAATAAGATTGCTGCGGGAATGATCTTGAGTCTGGGCTGCAT AGCAGGTGTCGCTGTCATCGTTCGCTTCCCCTACCTCAAATACTACGCTGACAAGCAATTCCTCTATAAAACCGCCTACATCGCCATCTGGTCGAACATTGAAGCTGGTCTGGGCATCACTGCTGGCTCTCTGCCAACATTACGCCCCCTGATTCGATTCTTCCGTGAAGCCACACAGGGTTCTTACAGCCGCAACCCAGGCTCATTCCCACTATCAACTACCCTGGGGAATAATACACCACTCCAGCAGTCCAAGATGGCACAGGAGAGTGCGCAGCAGCTCTGGTCCGGGGGCAAGGATGTTGAGGCACATGGGACGCACACGGTGGTGCTAGGTAATGGACGGGTTGCAACTGCAGCGGCGAGTGAGGAGGACTTGAGTACGGTGATGGGGAGTCGGGATTTGGGGTGGATGCGAAAGGAGTga
- a CDS encoding uncharacterized protein (COG:Q;~EggNog:ENOG410QED1;~InterPro:IPR036291,IPR002347;~PFAM:PF08659,PF00106,PF13561;~go_process: GO:0055114 - oxidation-reduction process [Evidence IEA]), translating into MVLQGSNVLLTGASMGIGSAIAEALAAKGANLILFARSEDKLQNLADKIKKHHAVKVIYKAVDVQDYTAVEAAVNSSVQELAQVDILVNNAGLALGAPSAFHDLRVSDILTMNNTNINGLMFVTHAVLNTSMIPRAAGTILNITSVTGIEVPPFPGEAVYHSNKAAQEAFTNALRNELSGTNIRVLALRPGCVATNFHSQRVGHDQEMYNSFFEGFQPLEPVDIAESAVYMLEQPLNRSVKALDLVPSAQRSLTVFDRVWNKRNA; encoded by the exons ATGGTTCTTCAAGGATCTAACGTGCTCCTT ACCGGAGCTTCTATGGGAATTGGTTCCGCCATTGCTGAAGCACTAGCCGCCAAAGGCGCGAATTTGATTCTTTTTGCGAGATCTGAG GATAAGCTACAGAACCTTGCAGACAAAATCAAGAAGCACCATGCAGTTAAAGTGATCTACAAAGCAGTCGATGTTCAAGATTACACTGCAGTCGAAGCTGCCGTGAATTCCAGTGTGCAGGAACTCGCTCAGGTTGACATTCTGGTCAACAAC GCCGGCCTAGCCCTCGGCGCCCCATCCGCATTCCACGACCTCCGCGTATCAGACATCCTAACCAtgaacaacaccaacatcaaCGGCCTCATGTTCGTGACTCACGCAGTCCTCAACACTTCCATGATCCCTCGCGCCGCAGGCACAATCCTCAATATCACCTCCGTAACTGGTATCGAGGTCCCGCCCTTCCCGGGCGAAGCAGTGTACCACAGCAACAAAGCTGCGCAAGAGGCCTTTACGAACGCATTGCGGAATGAGCTGAGTGGGACAAATATCCGCGTCTTGGCGCTGCGGCCTGGGTGCGTGGCGACCAATTTCCATTCGCAGCGGGTTGGGCATGATCAGGAGATGTATAATAGCTTCTTTGAGGGATTTCA GCCTCTTGAACCAGTGGATATCGCGGAATCAGCGGTGTATATGCTGGAGCAGCCGTTGAATAGATCAGTGAAGGCTCTTGATCTTGTTCCCTCGG CGCAACGATCTTTGACTGTCTTTGACCGGGTATGGAACAAGAGAAATGCATAG
- a CDS encoding SDR family NAD(P)-dependent oxidoreductase (COG:Q;~EggNog:ENOG410PN00;~InterPro:IPR036291,IPR002347,IPR020904;~PFAM:PF00106,PF13561;~go_function: GO:0016491 - oxidoreductase activity [Evidence IEA];~go_process: GO:0055114 - oxidation-reduction process [Evidence IEA]) translates to MSESLHPVFRKGATALISGAASGIGLATAHFCYSRGMNLVLLDVNEHSLLEATSQLPSTSGIRTSMFHLDVADAKAWKVLQQGISTMHPSGIDFLMLNAGCSVEPEAGKTAWQDPEYFSRTLAVNTLGYTNGIAALLDTMKNGTESKPRAIVLTGSKQGITNPPGNPAYNASKAAVKSIAEQLSYHLHSDHPEISVHLLVPGWTYTGFSAGRFPSKPDGAWAPEQVVEYMNRKMVDGVFYIICPDNEVTEVLDRKRIMWSAGDIVYERPPLSRWRPEWKDTAAMEIRDRITL, encoded by the coding sequence atgtCTGAAAGCCTCCATCCAGTCTTCCGCAAGGGAGCTACTGCTCTCATCAGCGGAGCAGCTTCTGGAATCGGTCTGGCGACGGCGCATTTCTGTTATTCTCGCGGCATGAACCTCGTTCTTCTCGATGTCAACGAGCATTCACTACTTGAAGCAACTAGCCAGCTTCCGTCAACTTCGGGAATCAGAACATCGATGTTCCACCTAGACGTTGCGGACGCCAAGGCCTGGAAGGTCCTGCAACAGGGCATTTCGACAATGCACCCCTCCGGAATCGACTTTCTCATGCTAAACGCTGGGTGCAGTGTCGAGCCGGAGGCTGGGAAAACCGCCTGGCAAGATCCGGAGTATTTCTCGCGCACGCTTGCCGTCAACACATTAGGCTACACGAATGGCATCGCAGCCTTACTCGACACCATGAAAAATGGGACGGAATCAAAACCACGCGCCATCGTCCTAACTGGCTCCAAGCAGGGAATCACCAATCCCCCCGGTAACCCAGCCTACAACGCCTCCAAAGCCGCAGTGAAATCTATCGCCGAACAACTATCCTACCATCTCCACTCCGACCATCCTGAAatcagcgtccacctcctcGTTCCCGGCTGGACGTACACGGGCTTCAGCGCCGGTCGGTTCCCGTCCAAGCCGGATGGCGCGTGGGCACCGGAGCAGGTTGTTGAGTATATGAACCGGAAAATGGTGGACGGCGTGTTTTATATCATCTGCCCGGACAATGAAGTGACCGAGGTGTTGGATCGGAAGCGGATTATGTGGTCGGCTGGGGATATCGTGTATGAACGGCCGCCGTTGTCGCGGTGGAGGCCGGAGTGGAAGGATACGGCGGCGATGGAGATTAGGGATAGAATTACTTTGTAG
- a CDS encoding Zn(II)2Cys6 transcription factor (COG:S;~EggNog:ENOG410PI00;~InterPro:IPR036864,IPR021858,IPR001138;~PFAM:PF00172,PF11951;~go_function: GO:0000981 - DNA-binding transcription factor activity, RNA polymerase II-specific [Evidence IEA];~go_function: GO:0008270 - zinc ion binding [Evidence IEA];~go_process: GO:0006355 - regulation of transcription, DNA-templated [Evidence IEA]) translates to MKRRGLNGPVRKRLRVTTGCKTCRGRRVKCDESRPICNNCARKNRLCKYDDAAPSSVGNRTSNPAPLRRSRRAYPQDDDGQDARDSSVSGQQDTSYHSFGAASLQTHRPRGIERERSGVSLESQRDESNGIDASGVRGLEIPSSVYDSPSPNLAAIFLHVEKPMSFAPSVQSQPVPVISLGPTSRIGDSREDRSIALIVQEQIELSAAEVTIFRNYVERVSRWIDSFSRDQPFYGKVPIMALRCPVLMNSCLALSMKHSTLKASGEEQRTSENVAIHYHQKAIKVLSTLLMDTECASRDEILASSIILSTYEMFDVVGENFGSHLGGVAFFLQSRRVYGDQCGLQGAVYWTWYRHEIWAALQTGRQMLLDEAYWQPPPLETFEGVCIEDIANRVIFIFGQCVSFCNSGDTPGEISADEKTEARQRRVTSLDAALEDWELKLPSSMSHFFAEPTASQDQNVPHQFPSLWFMYPQSAIAYQVYHASKILLNLHRPPVPVESRGLGHTQSLWIRRQIERSREQIFLVSNAGVPDTWSLVSTQCLYIAGLVTEGLLERQRTLELIEECQESSGRRTMCLADELRRLWAQ, encoded by the exons ATGAAACGCAGAGGTCTGAATGGCCCTGTACGCAAAAGATTGCGAGTCACTACAGGCTG TAAAACCTGTCGTGGCCGCCGCGTGAAGTGCGACGAATCAAGACCGATCTGTAACAATTGCGCGAGGAAGAACCGACTATGCAAGTATGATGATGCTGCTCCCAGCAGCGTTGGGAACAGGACTTCCAATCCAGCGCCACTGCGTCGTTCGAGACGCGCTTACCCGCAGGATGACGACGGTCAAGATGCCAGGGACTCATCCGTGAGTGGCCAGCAAGATACCAGCTACCACTCCTTCGGAGCTGCGTCCCTGCAAACCCACCGACCACGAGGTATCGAGCGGGAAAGGAGCGGGGTTTCGCTGGAATCCCAGAGAGATGAATCGAATGGGATAGATGCGAGCGGTGTTCGTGGTCTGGAAATACCATCATCTGTATATGACTCACCCTCACCGAATCTGGCTGCCATCTTCCTGCACGTCGAGAAGCCTATGTCATTTGCTCCGTCGGTCCAGTCGCAACCGGTTCCCGTGATAAGCTTGGGTCCCACCAGCAGAATAGGTGATAGTAGAGAGGATCGCTCAATAGCACTCATAGTACAGGAGCAGATTGAGTTGAGTGCGGCAGAAGTAACTATTTTCCGTAATTACGTTGAACGAGTATCCAGATGG ATCGATTCATTCTCGCGCGACCAGCCGTTTTATGGAAAAGTGCCGATCATGGCGCTTCGGTGTCCTGTACTCATGAATTCATGTCTTGCACTGTCAATGAAACATTCAACTTTGAAGGCATCGGGAGAAGAGCAACGTACTAGCGAGAATGTTGCCATTCATTATCACCAGAAAGCTATCAAGGTGCTGAGTACGTTACTGATGGATACCGAATGTGCCTCGAGAGATGAGATTTTGGCCTCAAGCATCATCCTTTCGAC ATATGAAATGTTCGATGTCGTGGGCGAGAACTTCGGATCTCATTTAGGAGGTGTCGCGTTTTTCTTGCAGTCTCGTCGGGTTTACGGCGATCAATGCGGACTTCAGGGAGCTGTGTACTGGACATGGTACAGACACGAAATTTGGGCGGCCCTTCAAACCGGCCGACAGATGCTTCTGGACGAAGCATATTGGCAGCCCCCGCCTCTTGAGACTTTCGAAGGTGTCTGCATTGAGGACATAGCAAATCGCGTGATTTTTATATTTGGACAATGCGTATCCTTCTGCAATTCAGGCGATACTCCGGGCGAGATTAGTGCCGACGAGAAGACTGAAGCTCGGCAACGTAGAGTCACCAGTTTGGATGCTGCCCTGGAGGATTGGGAACTAAAGCTTCCGTCTTCCATGTCACACTTCTTTGCGGAACCAACAGCATCTCAAGATCAGAATGTacctcatcaatttccttcTTTGTGGTTCATGTATCCACAGAGCG CCATTGCCTATCAGGTCTACCACGCCTCGAAGATCTTGCTGAATTTGCATCGGCCACCAGTTCCAGTCGAGAGTCGAGGCTTGGGCCACACGCAGTCGCTCTGGATCCGCCGTCAAATCGAGCGATCTCGCGAGCAGATATTCCTGGTTTCAAATGCGGGCGTTCCCGACACCTGGAGCCTGGTCTCCACACAGTGCCTGTACATTGCGGGACTCGTAACCGAGGGGTTGCTGGAAAGACAACGTACGCTGGAACTCATTGAAGAATGTCAAGAAAGCTCCGGTCGACGGACCATGTGTCTTGCTGACGAGCTTCGAAGACTGTGGGCTCAATGA
- a CDS encoding choline dehydrogenase family protein (COG:E;~EggNog:ENOG410PJ63;~InterPro:IPR007867,IPR012132,IPR036188;~PFAM:PF05199;~go_function: GO:0016614 - oxidoreductase activity, acting on CH-OH group of donors [Evidence IEA];~go_function: GO:0050660 - flavin adenine dinucleotide binding [Evidence IEA];~go_process: GO:0055114 - oxidation-reduction process [Evidence IEA]), whose product MAVKKKSKVSEDGELDLFLFGGAKTFPGYFPGYSKVLGGALNKFCWNLIKTHPRRSQAGSVTLCSADPRDLPEVNFRFFSEHDNQDRPDDDLTAIADGVEFARSILKSIPEPIGPMVEEFPGTSIERVDALKQDIKDKAFSHHATSTCHIGADGDPMACLDSRFRVRGVESLRVVDASVFPHVPGAFPALPVYMISEKATDVILEDIELDLDDAVLGEALEDMVLENSD is encoded by the coding sequence ATGGCCGTGAAGAAGAAATCTAAGGTCAGCGAAGACGGCGAGCTGGACCTGTTCCTTTTCGGAGGAGCAAAGACGTTCCCCGGGTACTTCCCCGGTTACTCCAAGGTGCTAGGGGGCGCCTTGAACAAATTTTGCTGGAATTTGATCAAGACACATCCACGCCGATCCCAAGCAGGGTCTGTGACTTTATGCTCAGCGGATCCCCGTGATTTGCCAGAGGTGAATTTTAGGTTCTTCAGTGAACATGACAACCAAGACAGACCCGATGATGACCTCACTGCGATAGCAGACGGAGTTGAATTTGCACGTTCAATACTCAAAAGTATCCCAGAGCCTATCGGACCCATGGTAGAGGAGTTTCCTGGCACCTCAATCGAGCGTGTCGACGCACTGAAGCAGGATATCAAAGACAAAGCATTCTCACACCATGCGACAAGCACATGTCATATCGGAGCAGATGGAGATCCAATGGCATGCCTTGATTCACGATTCCGCGTGCGAGGTGTTGAGAGCTTGAGAGTTGTTGATGCTTCCGTGTTTCCGCATGTACCCGGAGCTTTTCCTGCTCTTCCTGTTTATATGATTAGCGAGAAGGCAACGGATGTGATATTGGAAGACATTGAGTTGGATCTGGATGATGCGGTACTTGGAGAAGCCTTAGAAGATATGGTACTAGAGAATAGCGATTAG